In one window of Romboutsia hominis DNA:
- a CDS encoding DUF2508 family protein, whose protein sequence is MSKIKNINKNKEKQKLIKEIKRAQLDVETAEHFFQLVTDPELVDVAIYELEAKKSRYRYLIKIAKERGIKKTLQESLVESIAK, encoded by the coding sequence ATGTCTAAAATAAAAAACATTAATAAAAATAAAGAAAAGCAAAAACTAATAAAGGAGATAAAAAGAGCTCAGTTGGATGTTGAAACAGCAGAACATTTTTTTCAACTAGTTACGGATCCAGAGTTAGTGGATGTTGCTATATATGAATTAGAGGCAAAAAAATCAAGATATAGATATTTAATAAAGATTGCTAAGGAAAGAGGAATAAAGAAGACATTACAAGAGTCTTTAGTAGAATCAATAGCAAAATAA